Below is a window of Populus alba chromosome 2, ASM523922v2, whole genome shotgun sequence DNA.
ATTGTTAATGAAGAGGTGGAGGATGATGTGAATCACTTGCGAGAAGTAATACGGCAGCTAAGGGTAAACTCTCATTCTCAATTATTAATATTCTTGTTTTAATAGCTGAGAAGTTAAGCAAATACATGACTTTGGATAAATGCAATAGGATGAATTGCACCGAGTGAAAGCAAATAGCAACAATCCAACAGGTTGGGATCCCCGTAAAAGTTTGAATATACTGAAAAGTCTCATCCATCCGCGTCCTCTATTACCTCAAGTAGATGAAGATGGTGATGAGATGATGGAAATTGATGAGGAAGCTGTTGAAAAGCTCTGCATTCAAGTAGGCCTGGGACCAGCAGGCTCTGCAGATGAGAATTATGTTGATGAAGGTAGATCTATCATCGAAAAAGGGACCGAGGATACAGATGTTGACATGGAAGAAGCAATATCTGAACAAGCTGAGAATCATGAAATTCTGATTTCGAGTTTTGCTAAACCTGCTAGAAACACTTCAGGTTTTTTTAACGTTGATGCTAAAATTTGTCATGAATTTACAGATTTAAATGAGAGTTTCACTCttacaaatactagaaagtcCAGTTGATTTACTTATTGACACAACTGATGCAGAATCCTGCGAGGATCCAGTTGAGGAGAAAAGGTTTCTTAGTTCCTCTGCCAGTAAATTGATAACAGAAGAATCACCAAACGAAATGGTGGTGTTTGGGTCCTCATGCACTACTTCTGGTTCTGAAAATGGAAATTCCACTGGCATTGCTGCCACAGGTGAACCCAATGGTTCTCAAAATGAGACAGTGAATTGTGTGTCTCCTTCTAGCCTCAGTATAGTTCCTTCTGAAGTTTCTCCTGTTCTTAAATCTCCAACTCCAAGTGTTTCGCCTAGAATCAGCAGCAGCAGGAAAAGTTTGCGGACTTCATCAATGTTAACTGCTTCCCAGAAAGATTCCAAAGATGAAAGCAAGCCAGGATCAGAGAACTTGCGTATTTCTTTTGCAAAATCCAACTCTTCTGTTGCTCTAACTGCTCAAACCAGTAAGAGTTGTCTTGCACCAACTGAACATTTAGCGGCGAGCCTTCACCGTGGCTTGGAAATTATTGATAGTCATCGCAAGAGTTCTGTATTTAGGCAATTGTCATTCAGGTTTGCCTGTAAACCTGCAGAATCTAACCTGATTCCGCTCGTTGATGTGGGTGTGCAAACTTTTCCTCAAGATGATGAGACATCAAGAAGAGTATTCTTGTGTGCGAATTGCAAGACCAAAATGCAGTTAGAGGTGAAAGATGTCGATGACAGCTCAAACCTACAGCTAGTACCCGTCGATGACAGCTCAAACCTACAGCTAGTACCCATTGTTGGCTCAGAGTCTATTGACAAACCCAAAACGCAAGTTCCTAAAGTACGTTTGGTGGCTTCATCTTGATGCTTTGGTTTTAATGGTTGTGCTTCCCTATTTTTGCGTACCAACTGCATCATGTTTGATTATTTGTCAACACACAGGCAGTGGAGAAGGTATTGGCAGGAGCAATCAGGAGAGAAATGGCCCTGGAAGAGTTTTGTGGCAAACAAGCTTATGAGATAACACAGCTCAACCGTCTGGTAGGTTACCACTTTGGACAACAGCAATGtagtttgttattttcttaCTGTCGAAATGATTTTGTGGTCATTGTTTACAGGTTCAACAATACAAGCATGAGAGGGAATGCAATTCCATAATAGGGCAGACAAGGGAAGACAAAATTCTTCGGCTTGAGAGCCTCATGGATGGTGTTTTATCTACTAAGGATTTCATGGAGGAAGAGTTCGCAGCACTCATGCACGAGCACAAGGTATGGCTGTTTTACTCAGATTTTCATATGTGCttattagttttaatatatatctaattttttatatacagctTTTGAAGGAGAAATATGAGAATCATCCTGAAGTTTCAAAGATAAATATTGAGCTGAAAAGAGTACAGGATGAGCTAGAACATTATCGAAACTTCTGTGATTTGGGTGAAAGGGAAGTCTTGTTGGAAGAGATTCAAGATTTAAGAAGCCAGTTACAATACTATACAGACTCTTCATCCCCATCTGCTCTAAAAAGGAATTCACTGCTGAAATTGACCTACTCGTGTGAGCCCAGTTTGGCTCCCCTTCTTAACACAATCCAGGAATCATCTGAGGAGAGTCCGGAGGAGAAACTTGAAATGGAGAGAACACGCTGGATGGATGCTGAGAGCAAGTGGATTTCTCTTGCTGAAGAATTGAGAGCTGAACTTGATGCTAGCAGGGCGTTAGCTGAAAAATTGAAGCAGGAATTGGGTACAGAGAAGAGATGTGCAGAAGAGCTGAAGGAAGCGATGCAAATGGCCATGGAGGGACATGCACGCATGCTTGAACAGTATGCAGATCTTGAGGAGAAACACATTCAATTACTTGCAAGGCACAGGCGGATACAGGAAGGAATAGAAGATGTCAAGAAAGCAGCTTCTAAAGCTGGAGTTAGGGGCGCCGAATCCAAGTTCATAAATGCTCTTGCTGCTGAAATTTCTGCATTGAAAgctgaaagagaaaaggagaggcgATATTTTAGAGATGAAAGCAGGGGACTTCAGGCTCAACTGAGGGACACTGCTGAAGCTGTACAAGCAGCAGGTGAATTGCTTGCGAGGTTGAAAGAAGCAGAAGAAGCTGCTGCTGTTGCCGAGGTCAGTGCCAAATCATGATACCCTATTGTGTTCTTTGTTAAGATCATTTTTCTTATCGTTCCATGATATGCATCTTTTTTAGTCTGAAAGTTTCATTTCACGTGCTTAGGAAACAAGTAAAGGAAGGCCCTTCAAATAGTCTTATTACCTTTTCTGGGCTTATCACCTCTACATAACGTGTCTTACATGGTCAAGCAATTCCAATTGCTGTTTTGCTAAATGATAAGTCAAACTGTTTTAAGATAAAAGGAAATTTCACATTCAAAATGCCCCAAACACCAGAAATGTTGCATGCAAACCTCTCGAATTAATTATGATCATCAGCTAAATCAGTTCTTCATTTTGCTCACTCAAGTACCTTCTACTCTATTGCATTGTGCAATTACTTTTTCAGTATATTCATTTACTTAATCTTGGTTTTCTTTTGGAGCTGGAACGCAAATCTCATATCATTGTCTCTTCAACATTGTGAATTTATcacataatttttaacaaatgaaATCAGTTTTAGATTAGCTTCCTTTACAATTAACTCATCAATAATGGGTTTGTCAACACCTGTGCATGTCGCTCAGCTAGATAGAGAAGAAGCTTCATGAAGCCTATAGGGGAAGCAtggtatattttgattaatgcTGCTCAGTACCGCGAATATTAATGTGCTAGATATGCCCTGTTTCGAATTTGTTGGACAACGCTGAATAATGTGCAAGATAAGATTAGGCTATCCTGTGTTATAGTTCGCATGTACCAATTGAAAACCCTCATTTTTGACAGGATAGAGTTTCAACCTGAAATTATGAACTTCGATTATAGTTCTTAGCAATTATTCAACATTCACTCTTTAACTAGAAATTTTCTGGCAGAGGCGAGCTATGGAGGCAGAGCAAGAAGCAGTAAAGGCGAATAAACATGTTAATAAGTTGAAGAGAAAACATGAAGACGAGATTAGTTCTCTAAAGGAGCTAGTGGCAGAGTCTCGTTTGCCCAAAGAAGCAAGACGACCTGCTCACAATGATTGTGACATGCCAAAGTATGATGCAGGCGAGCCTCTTAGCGAAGGTGATGAACGATGGAGAGAGGAGTTTGAACCGTTTTATAACGTGGAAGATGGTGAAGGTGAATTGTCAAAACTCGCGGAACCCTCAGCCTGGTTCTCTGGTTATGATCGATGCAACATCTAGAAAGTGGTACGTTTTACTAACTCCCGTGTGATTTATTATATAGCTTGTACCGCTAGTTTTTGCCATTTTATAACGCGCACACACCCCATTTGTTAGGGCCAACCTCTCGGCTCTCTTGTTGGGCCTTGTATTCCATTCAGATTCTTGCAGTTCATAACAGTTGAATGAATGAagaatatattcttttattcaCACCTACTTTGCATATTAATATGTACCAACCTTTTACACCGAGTCTTGTAGTCCAGCGGTCCTGACaagggtttttttatctttacatcCTAGGTTCAAGTCTTAACATGCACGCATGTCACTTCCGCAATAccttatttgtttattaagcttgtaggatgttcagtggaTCCGAGGATTAATCGTAGTGCGCGTAAACTAACTCGAACACcttgagttaccaaaaaaaaatatgtacccACTGTTTTCTTCACACGTAGGCACATGTTTACACGtacatgtgtatatatatatatatgtcgcGTATATCCTTGAATTAGTTGTTGCGCATTGAAATTAAATCTTTGCTCATGTTGTGTCAATATGGTTTACGCGCATAGAGGTTTATCTTGCCCCCCTCCTTGTAGCGTCAATATAGACCAATGTCGATGCGTGAGACTCGCATGGACACACGCCGTGCTATATGGGAATAACTTGCTTACCCAAAAACGAGGGGTTGAATTGAAGAAGGAAGGAGACTGTTATTTTGTACTCAAATGGGACTTTCGGATGTTTTGGTGTAATGATATGGTGGGCCCTGTTGCCTGGACAATGGGGCCTGTGCAAAGATCTGAAGAAACTAAAAAGATGTAGTCACGCTCTTAgatcttttatttgtttggttTGGATGATGTCAAGAGGCAATCTTCAAGAGAAGAAGGTGTTTACTTATAGAGAAtaattagattttagatttatttttaaaaaattatttattcaagtcttatataaatttaagttattaaaaatttatatggtcattaattttaaaatttaaaaaattaatcatgataTATACAAGTTAGCCTAGATTttcacattaatttaaaaacagaaaGTGTTTATACTCCGTAAGCCCTTTAAGTTGTCGAAAACAAAAGCAGACGTCCACGAGTGCTTTGGCAGCAGCCTTCATGGTATTAGAGGTAGTAGTCAGTCTATCATACCATGGAGAACATAAAACATGAAGCTTGTGGCCTTGTCCTCTCTGGCATGAATCTCCCCATGGCTGCATGTGAAACAAGTAGTGTTCGGATTCATGTTCCATTTAAGAAGATTAGAAACTTGCCTACCCTAGCCACTCGTTACAGCCTGGAGGGGGAGATGGATTTGAAAGTGACATCTACGTACCAACACTagccattaaagaaaaaagagaaatctCTCGGACCTGTTAGGAAATTAAACGACcttttcatgtatttatttttattcactaTTATTTAGTAAAATTGCATTGAGACCTTTTAGGGTACCCTTCAACAGTTGTGCTGCAAGGAACACCAGCTGAGGGCTGAGATGGTTATGTTTGGTGAAACAAAATGGTACTGCTCGATGGCCTCTGTTTTCCACCTCCCCTCCTCCATCAAAGGTTATATATACCATCCGAAGTTAAAGTTAAAGCCAAGTGCTGCTCCGAGATGAGGGAAAGAGACATAAAGAGAAAGGAAGATGCATAACAATGGTCTCCTAAATGGAATAATATCGATTTGAACAAAATCACTTCTTGATTTTAGCCTAGTTAACCATCGATTTCCTCAAATTTAGCTAAAAATCACTTCTTGATTTTAGCCTAGTTAACCATCGATTTCCTCAAATTTAGCTAGATTAGTATCTAAATAAGAGCGTGATTGAGATTGTGGTAGTAATAACGgttcaaaatgcttttttttttttaaaaaaaaatatatatatataaaaataatttttgatattatcacatcaaaacaatttaaaaatataattttcatctcattcctaaatattttttttaaaaaattctaggtAGGTTTATATCAATGAATCGAGAAGGGTCAAAACTTGTTTGAAAGTATGGTTgcggttgcggttgcttttcaaataatttttcgtgtcaaaatgcataccaataatgttttttttttttaacttattttttagatcagaacatcaaaataatttgaaaacattaaaaatatattaatttaaagttaataaatttttttttttaattttttttaaaatattttgaaatacaaaaataaacaggactATTAGTATTGGTGGATTTTTGAGAAAATagtaattattgatttttaaagtgttgtttttataaatatataaaataaaaatttaatttataatgaaaaaaataaaaaattcttaaattatttttaaaatccgaAAACAATCCGAGTTAATAAAAACCTATGATTGTTGATTGACAGCTGGTAAAGGGGGACCCCTTGCAATGATCATTAATAGGAAccccaaaaaaagaaacacattcCATCAATCATACGTCCTAACTAGGGCCCCACTGGCACCAAATTTACTTGTTGGAagtttcatctctctctctctctctgagctGCAGTAAAGATTTGATTCAACTTTTTACTGTGTTGTCACCTGGTTGAAAGAAACAAGAACCCGACTCCTTTTTTACTAAAGGTGGAGACAATGACGGTAAGATTTTCACTCCACCTAACTATTTGGTTTTGCAAGATGAGGTCTTTCTATGCCTAATGTGAAGAAGCTTCTTCAGATTTCACTTCTGTAACGGGGGTTGGTGTCCCTGCAAAATTTGTTTGGAAACAccatgttaattatattttattaaatttttaatgttttgttaaaatttattatttttatattttttagattattttaatttgatgatataaaatttaaaaagactaATAGTTTTTGACTTGTTAAAcacaataattttatcaaatgtgcaagtaaactcaatttaatttattaaacatgtactttgaattataaactCAACCCAAATTAATAAgttgttgaaaatattttttatttaattatataataacaaaattaaacccTCGTAAAGTAGAACACTAATcaattatttgaatatttgtttaaaattgtgataattttataaaaaaaaattcaaaattaatttacaatctatcaaattaaaaaaaagctaagaaaaaaaccaaagtgaaataaaaaaagttatgttttccTGGGCGATGTGCTGTTTTTAGATTAGAGATTCCTGCTAAATCAATACTTGATGCTGTGtgtaattgatttaaaatcatTCGGTAAAAATCTTTCAATCTCTTCCattatttcatttgaaattgGAACACAAATTCAGTTTCTAGCGAGTTTTTGTCAAAAGGACTCTAACTAcatgatttgatttgttttgacttGAGAAAAATATAGCATCCAATTA
It encodes the following:
- the LOC118043797 gene encoding kinesin-like protein KIN-12B isoform X2 gives rise to the protein MRPLKRDDEEEGETIVQKMSNSSLAINGQTFTFDSVADTGATQLDMFQLVGAPLVENCLAGFNSSVFAYGQTGSGKTFTMWGPANALSSENLSSDQQGLTPRVFQRLFDRINEEQIKHTDKQLKYQCRCSFLEIYNEQITDLLDPGQRNLQIREDMQTGVYVENLREEYVFTMKDVTQLLIKGLSNRRTGATSINAESSRSHSVFTCVIESRCKSMADGMSSLKTSRINLVDLAGSERQKSTGTVGERLKEAGNINRSLSQLGYLINILAEISQTGKQRHIPYRDSRLTFLLQESLGGNAKLAMVCAISPAQSCKSETFSTLRFAQRAKAIKNKAIVNEEVEDDVNHLREVIRQLRDELHRVKANSNNPTGWDPRKSLNILKSLIHPRPLLPQVDEDGDEMMEIDEEAVEKLCIQVGLGPAGSADENYVDEGRSIIEKGTEDTDVDMEEAISEQAENHEILISSFAKPARNTSESCEDPVEEKRFLSSSASKLITEESPNEMVVFGSSCTTSGSENGNSTGIAATGEPNGSQNETVNCVSPSSLSIVPSEVSPVLKSPTPSVSPRISSSRKSLRTSSMLTASQKDSKDESKPGSENLRISFAKSNSSVALTAQTSKSCLAPTEHLAASLHRGLEIIDSHRKSSVFRQLSFRFACKPAESNLIPLVDVGVQTFPQDDETSRRVFLCANCKTKMQLEVKDVDDSSNLQLVPVDDSSNLQLVPIVGSESIDKPKTQVPKAVEKVLAGAIRREMALEEFCGKQAYEITQLNRLVQQYKHERECNSIIGQTREDKILRLESLMDGVLSTKDFMEEEFAALMHEHKLLKEKYENHPEVSKINIELKRVQDELEHYRNFCDLGEREVLLEEIQDLRSQLQYYTDSSSPSALKRNSLLKLTYSCEPSLAPLLNTIQESSEESPEEKLEMERTRWMDAESKWISLAEELRAELDASRALAEKLKQELGTEKRCAEELKEAMQMAMEGHARMLEQYADLEEKHIQLLARHRRIQEGIEDVKKAASKAGVRGAESKFINALAAEISALKAEREKERRYFRDESRGLQAQLRDTAEAVQAAGELLARLKEAEEAAAVAERRAMEAEQEAVKANKHVNKLKRKHEDEISSLKELVAESRLPKEARRPAHNDCDMPKYDAGEPLSEGDERWREEFEPFYNVEDGEGELSKLAEPSAWFSGYDRCNI
- the LOC118043797 gene encoding kinesin-like protein KIN-12B isoform X1, which gives rise to MKHFMLPRNPILREAAAHNEQSPIPSSHKTKPSPSPSRRTKSSKENAPPPDPNSITSDLKHLPSPASAKLKSPLPPRPPSSNPLKRKLSMETSPENSLSDSGVKVIVRMRPLKRDDEEEGETIVQKMSNSSLAINGQTFTFDSVADTGATQLDMFQLVGAPLVENCLAGFNSSVFAYGQTGSGKTFTMWGPANALSSENLSSDQQGLTPRVFQRLFDRINEEQIKHTDKQLKYQCRCSFLEIYNEQITDLLDPGQRNLQIREDMQTGVYVENLREEYVFTMKDVTQLLIKGLSNRRTGATSINAESSRSHSVFTCVIESRCKSMADGMSSLKTSRINLVDLAGSERQKSTGTVGERLKEAGNINRSLSQLGYLINILAEISQTGKQRHIPYRDSRLTFLLQESLGGNAKLAMVCAISPAQSCKSETFSTLRFAQRAKAIKNKAIVNEEVEDDVNHLREVIRQLRDELHRVKANSNNPTGWDPRKSLNILKSLIHPRPLLPQVDEDGDEMMEIDEEAVEKLCIQVGLGPAGSADENYVDEGRSIIEKGTEDTDVDMEEAISEQAENHEILISSFAKPARNTSESCEDPVEEKRFLSSSASKLITEESPNEMVVFGSSCTTSGSENGNSTGIAATGEPNGSQNETVNCVSPSSLSIVPSEVSPVLKSPTPSVSPRISSSRKSLRTSSMLTASQKDSKDESKPGSENLRISFAKSNSSVALTAQTSKSCLAPTEHLAASLHRGLEIIDSHRKSSVFRQLSFRFACKPAESNLIPLVDVGVQTFPQDDETSRRVFLCANCKTKMQLEVKDVDDSSNLQLVPVDDSSNLQLVPIVGSESIDKPKTQVPKAVEKVLAGAIRREMALEEFCGKQAYEITQLNRLVQQYKHERECNSIIGQTREDKILRLESLMDGVLSTKDFMEEEFAALMHEHKLLKEKYENHPEVSKINIELKRVQDELEHYRNFCDLGEREVLLEEIQDLRSQLQYYTDSSSPSALKRNSLLKLTYSCEPSLAPLLNTIQESSEESPEEKLEMERTRWMDAESKWISLAEELRAELDASRALAEKLKQELGTEKRCAEELKEAMQMAMEGHARMLEQYADLEEKHIQLLARHRRIQEGIEDVKKAASKAGVRGAESKFINALAAEISALKAEREKERRYFRDESRGLQAQLRDTAEAVQAAGELLARLKEAEEAAAVAERRAMEAEQEAVKANKHVNKLKRKHEDEISSLKELVAESRLPKEARRPAHNDCDMPKYDAGEPLSEGDERWREEFEPFYNVEDGEGELSKLAEPSAWFSGYDRCNI